The following are encoded together in the Cohaesibacter gelatinilyticus genome:
- a CDS encoding AzlD family protein, with amino-acid sequence MSSIIWIILAGAALTYLTRIGGHLVLSRFDRIHPRVQAGLDAVPAAVLTTIVAPAVYNGGPAEWIAICVAAIAGLYLSLLPMVAIGTLAIILARMAIG; translated from the coding sequence ATGTCCTCTATCATCTGGATCATTCTGGCTGGAGCGGCTTTGACTTACCTTACCCGTATTGGGGGGCATTTGGTTCTGTCGCGGTTTGATCGTATTCATCCACGTGTTCAGGCTGGGCTGGATGCTGTGCCTGCTGCGGTTTTGACCACAATTGTGGCACCAGCTGTTTACAATGGTGGGCCCGCGGAATGGATAGCTATATGCGTTGCTGCTATTGCCGGGCTCTACTTGTCTTTGTTGCCCATGGTGGCAATCGGCACTCTGGCTATTATTCTGGCACGCATGGCCATTGGCTAG
- a CDS encoding type 1 glutamine amidotransferase, with translation MRLGILEADSVSREVEDNFGTLSSMFSDFFKLADPDILCTPYLAHLGELPDNLDECDAWVVTGSKASANDEADWMLELEEFIRSTAKQNIPTIGICFGHQLMAKARGGRVERTQGDKWGIGIHHYMANSAPSERPDWMSKGEIRLQAMHQDQVVELPPQTLCLAGSDHCPNGVILYPDNALSMQLHPEIRPDFSRYLINQRKGTHFPLEEGEQALIDVDGTVDDVLVAKWMLHFIRRSG, from the coding sequence ATGAGATTGGGAATTTTGGAAGCAGACAGCGTCAGTCGGGAAGTGGAAGACAATTTCGGAACCCTGAGCTCCATGTTCTCCGATTTCTTCAAGCTCGCCGACCCTGACATTCTCTGCACACCCTATCTGGCTCATTTGGGAGAATTGCCTGACAATCTCGATGAATGTGATGCTTGGGTTGTTACCGGCTCAAAGGCCAGTGCCAATGATGAAGCAGATTGGATGCTTGAGCTGGAAGAATTTATTCGCAGCACAGCCAAGCAGAATATACCAACCATCGGCATCTGCTTTGGACATCAATTGATGGCTAAGGCCAGAGGCGGCAGGGTTGAACGAACCCAAGGCGACAAGTGGGGTATCGGCATTCATCACTACATGGCTAATTCAGCGCCGAGTGAGAGGCCCGACTGGATGAGCAAAGGCGAGATTCGTTTGCAAGCCATGCACCAGGATCAAGTGGTGGAACTGCCTCCGCAAACCCTCTGTCTAGCCGGGTCGGATCATTGCCCCAATGGGGTGATCCTTTATCCCGATAATGCATTGTCCATGCAATTGCACCCTGAAATCAGGCCTGATTTCTCTCGATATCTGATCAATCAACGCAAAGGAACTCACTTTCCACTGGAGGAAGGAGAGCAAGCATTGATTGATGTTGATGGAACTGTGGATGATGTTCTTGTAGCAAAGTGGATGCTCCACTTTATTCGACGATCTGGTTAG